A genomic region of Plasmodium malariae genome assembly, chromosome: 14 contains the following coding sequences:
- the PmUG01_14073600 gene encoding conserved Plasmodium protein, unknown function produces the protein MDVITCIFYIFIFTLCANSMDPAKKGNENFPARNSTERAINFDSAYPSFNIHYNFEPKDWRNIELVEKEKNDFLNNIKREIGSMEEDKIKINFVLNIQKQQIEELIFLINHIKYTMKNNKDEADEEEQELEMPQYLRSGNFNNSKADNNKMEGLFNEINDYTLNKFRLIEQDNFYHNLAEQWIS, from the coding sequence ATGGATGTTATTACctgcattttttatatttttatttttaccttgTGTGCAAATAGCATGGACCCCGCAAAAAAGGGAAACGAAAACTTTCCTGCAAGAAATTCGACTGAACGAGCAATAAATTTCGATTCAGCATATCCTTCTTTTAACATACATTACAATTTTGAACCGAAAGACTGGAGGAATATAGAATTAgttgaaaaggaaaaaaacgactttttaaataatataaaaagagaaataggATCAATGGAAgaggataaaataaaaataaactttgttttaaatattcaaaaacagcaaatagaagaattaatatttttaataaaccaTATTAAATACACTATGAAAAACAATAAAGACGAAGCAGATGAAGAGGAACAAGAGCTTGAAATGCCTCAATATTTAAGGAGCggtaattttaataatagtaaGGCTGATAACAATAAAATGGAAGGACTTTTCAACGAAATAAATGATTATACATTAAACAAATTTCGGTTAATAGAACAAGATAACTTTTATCATAATTTGGCAGAACAGTGGATTAGCTAA